In SAR202 cluster bacterium, the DNA window GTTGTTCTCGGTGCCGTCGATGCTGTAGGGAATCTTGATCTCCCTGCCGCCGGCAACTTTGCCGATGGGCCGAGCCAGCTTCTGGATAAGGATAATGTCGTCGTTCATGGGGTAGACGCCCTCGCCGCGGTCGGGCTGGAGCTTCAGCTTCTGGGAAAGGGCGCTGTTGGCCAGCTCCAGCATGATGGTCATGGTGCTTTTGCCGTGGAGCGACGGGCCGGTGGTGACCAGGGCGGTGTTCTTGGCCCCGCCCTTGATTGTGCGCGCGCGGGCGACGCTGAGGGCCGCCTGGAGGGCCAGTCCACCCTGTTCTTTTACTTTGAACATGGTAATAGATAAGGGACCCATCTTGTGTTCGCCCAGGTAGTCGAAACCAAGATGCAGGGAGAGGCCCACGGTGGGGGCTTTGAAAACAAGCTGCGTGAGGCCGGCCTTCTTGACCCGCTCGATAAGCTTGGCGGGCAAGCCCAGGTCTTGAAGCCAGTTCGGCACCGAAACTTCGAGGATGTCAGGCTCGCTGGTCCACTCCTCTTTAGGCAGCGGGAAGGTGAGCTGCCGCCACATGTAGGGGGCCTGGAGGTATCGAATGCCGAACAATAGCTGGCGGGCGTGGAAGCTGCGGTCCGGGGCGTCGGCGATACGGCGGTCGGACTGGATGATGTCCTTGCCAGCCCGGAAGCTGCTCTCCATTTTCCTGGTGATATAGGGAAAGACCTCGGCGAAAAGCTCCTGACTGGCCTCGCTGAAGCTGAGAGCGTCGCGGTTCTTGGAAAAGCCGTCGATGAAATACTGGGTCAGGTCGGGGCGCCGCGCGACGCCTAGCTGGCTATAGAAGGCGAGGCCGCCGGTGTCCAATCTAAACACCACCTCGGGGCCGGCGCGGCGGGCGGCCTTTCCCTGGGAGTTGGCTGCCCGCCGCGCCGGCCCCGAGGTGGTGTATTCCTTCAGGAGCCTGCTTCGCTGCGCTTCCGGAAGGTCCTGATAGACAGGCATGCGCTGGATGAGCCATTGGTCGGTGGGGTTGAAGACCTCGCTGCTGGGGGAGTGGCCTTTCTTCGCCTGGGCCACCAGATCGTTCAGGGCCTTTTTGAAGGCGGGTACTGCGCGGGGCCCTTCCAGAATGGAGGCGGCGTGTTTGCTATGGGTATTCTTCTCTAGATTTGCCAAAGAGACCTCTCAGATTATGGAGTCGATACGAGGCTGCCGAAAGCGGCCTTTATGAGGGCCTTTGCGGGCCTGCTAAAGCCCCATCCTACAACCCTTGCCAGCCAATGACAACACAATCGTCGTACGCATAAATGACATGATTGTGCTAATCATGCACTAGTCTACATCCTGTCCTTTTATATAAGACGAAATACGTTGCGCGGCAAGGAACAAAGTCCTGTACATGCCTATTGGGCGAAGCAGCGCTACGCCCCGCCAGCCCCCGGCGCGGCAGGCTGCGGCGCCGGCGACTTGACCCGCACACCGCCGCCCTTTACCAGCGACAGCGCCACCGCCGCCAGCTGTATTGACGCCATCACCAGGTAGACCGTCTTGAGGCCGTCGGCGAAGGCGGAGGCCACCGCGGCGTCGCCGCCCTCGGACACAGAGCCTAGATTCGGCTCGAAACCCTGGCCGCGCATGGTAGAGGCGATGATGACGGTGGAGATGGCTATGCCCGTGACGTTGGAGCCTGTCCGTAGGAGTTGCACAAAGCCGGAGATGACGCCGTATCTCTCTTTAGGCACTACACTGAGAATAGAGCTGGTGTTGGGAGCGGTGAACATGCCCATGCCGCAGCTCTGCATAATAATGCCCGCCATAGCCAGAGCCAGGGCCGAGTTTTCGTCGACGCGCGACAGTATGAACAGTCCTCCCGCCGAAAGCGCCGCGCCGCCGACGTTAAAGGGCCGCCAGCCAAATCGGTCCGAGTACCGGCCGGCCAGCGGGCCGACGACCACCATGCCAAAGGCTACCGTAGTCATAATGACGCCGGACTCCCCCGGGCTGTAGCCCGCGACGCCCTGCAGATAGAAGGGGATGAGGAAAAGTACGGTGGAGGAGGTGATGAAGGCAATGGAACGGGCGCTGACGCTCAGAGAGAACACCGCCTCCTTGAACAAAGATACGTCCAGCATAGGCGCTTTGGCGCGTTTCTCCCAGGCCACGAACAGCCCCAGCGACAACGCGCTGGACACCAGCAGCATCGATCGATAGATAGAATCCCATTTCCAGGGGTTGGTCATGCCCAGGAGGAAGGTCAACAGCGCCATCGACGACAGAGCGGCCCCGGCCCAGTCGTACCCCTCGTGGGCGCTGCCCGCCCCCCGGTGCGTCACCCTCGACTCCTCCAGCACCAGCAACCCTGGCAGAATGCAGACCACACCCAGCGGCAGATTTACGTAGAAGACGGACTGCCAGCCCAGCGTGTCCACCAGCACGCCGCCGATGGCTGGGCCAATGATCAGCGCCGCGCCCACCATAGTCATGTGAATGCCCAGGGCCTTGCCCCGCTCCTCAGGCGGGAAGATGGAGGTCATAATCGCCATCTGGTTGCCCTGGACCATGCCCAGGCCCGCGCCCTGCAAGAACCGGAAGAAGATGAGCATGCCCAGGTTTGGCGATAGGGCCGCCAGGCCTGACGCGACGGTGAAGACCGTCAGGCCCCACAGGTACACTCGCTTGCGGCCTATCATGTCGGACAGGCGGCCCATGGGCATCAACAGGGCGCTGATGGCCACCAGGTAGCCCGTGGCCAGCCATTGCACGGTGGGGAGATCTGTGTCGAAGCGGTCGGCAATGGTGGGCAGGGCAACGCTGACCAGGCCCGTGTCAGCCACGGTTATGAGCGTGCCGATGGCCATGGCGGTGGTAGCCCACCACTTGTAGTTGGGGCTGGCTT includes these proteins:
- a CDS encoding MFS transporter produces the protein MPSPITRLKASPNYKWWATTAMAIGTLITVADTGLVSVALPTIADRFDTDLPTVQWLATGYLVAISALLMPMGRLSDMIGRKRVYLWGLTVFTVASGLAALSPNLGMLIFFRFLQGAGLGMVQGNQMAIMTSIFPPEERGKALGIHMTMVGAALIIGPAIGGVLVDTLGWQSVFYVNLPLGVVCILPGLLVLEESRVTHRGAGSAHEGYDWAGAALSSMALLTFLLGMTNPWKWDSIYRSMLLVSSALSLGLFVAWEKRAKAPMLDVSLFKEAVFSLSVSARSIAFITSSTVLFLIPFYLQGVAGYSPGESGVIMTTVAFGMVVVGPLAGRYSDRFGWRPFNVGGAALSAGGLFILSRVDENSALALAMAGIIMQSCGMGMFTAPNTSSILSVVPKERYGVISGFVQLLRTGSNVTGIAISTVIIASTMRGQGFEPNLGSVSEGGDAAVASAFADGLKTVYLVMASIQLAAVALSLVKGGGVRVKSPAPQPAAPGAGGA